A window from Triticum aestivum cultivar Chinese Spring chromosome 6D, IWGSC CS RefSeq v2.1, whole genome shotgun sequence encodes these proteins:
- the LOC123141908 gene encoding uncharacterized protein, whose amino-acid sequence MTNMVRWLFSTSRFTAFYLHFCIKFPYIYDFLLFSICLFLFIVRFISIILLPICNLFGASFIITLPPEIQDPQALAHLAGLNFYLSLYEQDPGWVTFIQNELNHNTPLEDIPGRLKLFPMEEKLSSMRQDVIQEFVALYQRIGPYLLIEPYLVDEALRSYLDHIHATDSFTILQASYQDLRENEGGSVFFRDAVSHNRDLLEAESSARRCLEVEQRIRWEEIPKSKASLERAEHEHALDLFKSEDLRRELEKKRAG is encoded by the coding sequence atgacaaatatggTTCGATGGCTCTTCTCCACTAGCAGGTTTACTGCTTTCTATTTGCACTTTTGTATTAAGTTTCCTTATATAtacgattttttattattttctatttgtctatttttatttatagtacgtTTTATTTCGATTATTCTTCTCCCAATCTGCAATCTTTTCGGAGCCTCCTTCATTATTACTCTTCCTCCAGAGATTCAGGATCCCCAAGCTCTAGCTCATTTAGCAGGGCTAAACTTCTATCTGAGCCTTTACGAGCAGGATCCTGGATGGGTTACGTTCATTCAGAACGAGCTTAATCACAATACCCCTCTGGAGGACATACCTGGACGGCTTAAGCTCTTCCCAATGGAAGAAAAGTTGTCTAGTATGCGACAAGATGTCATTCAGGAATTTGTGGCGCTTTATCAAAGAATAGGGCCTTATCTACTGATCGAGCCCTACTTGGTCGATGAAGCGCTTCGTTCCTATCTGGACCATATTCACGCAACTGATTCTTTCACTATTCTCCAAGCGTCTTATCAAGATCTGCGGGAGAATGAGGGAGGATCTGTTTTCTTTAGAGATGCTGTTTCCCACAACCGGGATCTCCTTGAGGCGGAAAGCTCCGCAAGGAGGTGCCTGGAAGTGGAACAGAGGATCCGATGGGAAGAAATCCCCAAGAGCAAGGCAAGTCTCGAAAGAGCTGAGCATGAGCATGCTCTCGACTTGTTTAAGTCGGAGGATCTTAGAAGGGAATTAGAAAAGAAAAGAGCGGGGTAG